CGGCCCGCTCAGGACCTGAGGTACGTCAGCACCGCGAGGACCCGGCGGTGGTCGCCCTCGCTCGGCGACAGGCCCAGCTTCAGGAAGATGTTCCCGATGTGCTTCTCCACCGCGCCGTCGCTCACCACCAGCTGCTTCGCGATCGCCGAGTTCGTCCGGCCCTCGGCCATCAGACCCAGGACCTCCCGCTCGCGCGGCGTCAGGTGCGCCAGCACGTCCTGCTGCCGGCTCCGCCCGAGCAGCTGCTGGACGACCTCCGGGTCCAGGGCCGTACCCCCCTCGGCCACCCGCACCACGGCCTCGGTGAACTCGCGGACCTCCGCGACCCGGTCCTTCAGCAGATAGCCCACACCGCGCGTGGAACCGGCCAGCAGTTCGGTGGCGTACTGCTCCTCCACGTACTGCGACAGCACCAGCACCCCGAGATCCGGATACTCCGCGCGCAGCCGCACCGCCGCCCGCACCCCCTCGTCCGTGTGGGTCGGCGGCATCCGCACGTCGGCCACCACCACGTCCGGCAGCGCGCCCGCGTCCGCCAGCTCGGCGACCGTCTTCACCAGCGCGTCGCCGTCCCCGACCCCCGCGACGACCTCGTGGCCCCGGTCCGTCAGCAGGCGGGTCAGTCCCTCGCGCAACAGCACCGAGTCCTCGGCGATCACCACGCGCACCCGGCCCGCCACCTCACCCACACCCACGCCCGCTGCCCCCATGCTCCTGCTCGTCTCCGTGCGACCCGGTCGGCATCGCGTGATCAGCATCGCAGGAAAGGCCGCGCGAAAGGGGACGCCGGAAAGAAACATCAAGGGGAACCGCGAGCGCCCCCCGCCCGGTGCGCGCGCCTCAGGCGCGCCAGGGCAGCTCCGCGGTGACCGTCGTCGGACCGCCCTCCGGCGAGTCCACCGCCAGCACCCCGTCCACCGAGCGCAGCCGCTCCGCGAGCCCCGCGAGACCCCCGCCGCGCGCCGGGTCCGCCCCGCCCACGCCGTCGTCCCGCACCTGGAGCATCAGCCGCCCCTCCGACCGCCACACGTCCACCGAGGCCCGCCGCGCCCGGGCGTGCCGCTCCACGTTCCGCAGCAGCTCCGCGACCGTGAAGTAGGCCAGGCCCTCGATCGCCGGCACCGGACGGCCCGGCAGCTCCACCGTCACCGACACCGGCACCGGGCAGCGCGCCGCCACCGCCGACAGCGCCGCGTCGAGGCCACGGTCGGTCAGCACCGCCGGGTGGATGCCCCGCGCCAGGTCCCGCAGCTCCTTCAGCGCCAGCTTCACCTCGCCGTGCGCCTCGTCCACCAGCACCGCCGCCGCCTCCGGGTCCCGGGCCAGCGTCTCCTTCGCCATCCCCAGGTCCAGCGCCAGCGACGCCAGCCGCGCCTGCGGCCCGTCGTGCAGGTCCCGCTCGATCCGCCGCAGGTCCGCCGCCGCCGTGTCCAGGGCCGCGCCCCGGTCCGACTCCAGCTCCGTCACCCGCTCCGCCAGCCGGCCCCGGCCCAGCAGCCCCGCCGCCAGCACCCGGTCCACCGCGGTCAGCCCCCGCACCACCGGCGGCCACGCCAGCACGACCAGCAGCCCGACCGCGAAGGCGACGCCCACCTCGAAGGGCGAGTCGACGTACAGGGCGCGGTGCTCGTCCCCGTACAGCTGGATCCCGTCCTGGCTCAGGTACGCCGGGAACACCCACCGCCACACCGGATACGTGAACAGGCCCCAGCCGACCGAGAAGACCGTCACCGACACGCAGAACGAGAACACCGCCCACGGGAAGTGCACGAGCGCGTACAGCAGGTGCCGCCACGAGGCCCCGCTCCGCAGCACCGCCGCCATCCACGAGAACGGCCCGCCGGTCCGCCCGCGCACCGGCTCCGGCGCCGGCACGTCCGCGCCGAGCAGCCCCCGCACCCGGGCCCGCTCCACCGCCCCGAAGCCCCGGCACACCACCAGCGACGCCGCCAGCACCGGCACCCCCAGGAAGGTGATCAGCAGCCCGGCGCCCGCCGCGGTCAGCGAGATCGCCAGCGAGAACGCCACCACGCTCAGCGGCAGCCCGACCAGGGTGAACAGGAAGGCCCGCCAGGTCCGCCCCTGGAAGGGGGCCCGAAGGGCGGAGGGAACGAGCGGCGAGGCCATCGGGACGTCCTTCACGGAGAGGAGGGCAACGGGGAGGGGAGGAAGGGAGAGACGAGGAGAGAAGGGGAGCGGTGAGTACGGCTCCAGGTTTCCGTCCGGCACCCCCTCCGCACCATGAGGCGGGTCGGCGTCTCCCGAGGGGGGATAACCCCACCCCGGGGAGGGCGCGCGGGCTCAGCCCCGGCGCGCCCGCCACGGCAGCTCCGCCGTCACCGTCGTCGGGCCGCCACCCGGCGACTCCACGACCAGCACGCCGTCCACCGCCCCCAGCCGCTCCGCGAGCCCGGCCAGACCCGTGCCGCCCCCGTCGAGCCGGGCGCCGCCGACACCGTCGTCCCGCACCTGGAGCAGCAGCCGGTCCTTCGCCCGCCACACCTCCACCGACGCCGACCGGGCCCGGGCGTGCTTGGACACGTTCTGCAGCAGCTCCGAGACCGTGAAGTACGCGATCCCCTCGATCGCCTCCGCCGGCCGCTCGTCCAGATCGACGGTCACCGTCGCCGGCACCGTGCACCGCCCGGCCAGCGACGACAGCGCCGCCCCCAGCCCCCGGTCGGTCAGCACCGCCGGATGGATGCCCCGCGCCAGGTCCCGCAGCTCCTGGAGGGCCAGCTTCACCTCGCCGTGCGCCTCCGCGACCATCGCCGCCGCCGCGTCCGGATCCTCGTGCAGCTTCTCCTTTGCCAGGCCCAGACCCATCGCCAGCGCCACCAGCCGCGCCTGGGCGCCGTCGTGCAGGTCCCGCTCGATCCGCCGCAGGTCCGCCGCCGCCGTGTCCACCACCACGCCCCGGTCCGACTCCAGCTCGGCGATCCGCCGCTCCAGCTCGTCCGACGGCGACAGCAGCCCCCGCACCATGCCCCGGTCCGCCGCCGCCAGCCCCCGCGCGATGAACGGCAGCACCGGCCACAGCGCCACCAGCGACACCAGGGTGACGGAGAAGGTGACGACACCCCACGGCAGCCGGATCAGCCCGTACAGCTGGGTCCGCCACGCCACCGGGTCCTTCAGCCGCGTCCACAGCCACGGCAGCGCACCGCCGGCCCGCGGCAGCGGCGACGGCTCGGCCACCTCCACGTCCAGCAGCCCCCGGGCCCGCGCCCGCTCGGACCGCCCGATCCCGCGCGCCCCCGCCAGGCCCGCCGCCAGCAGCGGCAGGCCGACCACGGTGACCGACAGGGCGACCCCGACGACCACGGAGGTGACGGCGTAGACGAAGCCCACGAGGGCGGTCGGCAGGTTCAGCAGGAGGAAGGAGATCTCCTTCCAGGTCTCCTTCCCGTACGCGGTCCGCCGCCGCGCGGGCGGGTCCACGGCCGCGGCGGCGGGGGAGGAAGGGCTCGGGTGATCAGCGGTCATGCCCCCAGCCTGCCCGCCCCCGCGCCCTCCGGGCCATGGGGGAGGTGGGTGTCGGCCCCGGGGGATAACCCCACCCACACCTGCTTACGCTCCTTTTAGCAGGGCCTAGACTCGCGTCCGTGAAGACGGCGGCGAGGGACTGAGGGGCGGCGGACGTGCGGGAACCGACCGTAGTCGCGGCGGACTATTTCGATACGTACTCCGTCGTCGGCCTGCTCGCCGTCGTCGGCGTGCTCTTCGTCGCGGTCGCCTTCGGCGCCGGCCGGCTGCTCCGGCCCGTCGTGCCGACCCCGGAGAAACTGCTCACCTACGAGTGCGGCGTCGACCCCGTGGGAGAGGGCTGGGCCCACACCCAGGTCCGCTACTACGTCTACGCCTTCCTCTACGTGATCTTCGCCGTCGACTCGATCTTCCTCTTCCCGTGGGCCACGGTCTTCGCCGCGCCCGGCTACGGCGCCACCACCCTCGTCGAGATGTTCGTCTTCCTCGGCTTCCTGGCCGTCGGCCTGCTCTACGCGTACAAGAAGGGCGTCCTGGCATGGACGTAACACCCGCAGGGGGCGCCGTGCCCCTGCCCGCGCCGAAGCTGGGAACGCTCTCCCGCCTGGCCCCCGAGCCCATGAAGGTGGTCCTGAACTGGGGCCGCCGCTACAGCCTGTGGGTCTTCAACTTCGGCCTCGCCTGCTGCGCGATCGAGTTCATCGCCGCGTCGATGGCCCGCCACGACTTCATCCGCCTCGGCGTGATCCCCTTCGCGCCGGGCCCGCGCCAGGCCGACCTGATGATCGTCTCCGGCACGGTGACGGACAAGATGGCGCCCGCCGTGAAGCGGCTGTACGAGCAGATGCCCGAGCCGAAGTACGTCATCTCCTTCGGCGCCTGCTCGAACTGCGGCGGCCCCTACTGGGACTCGTACTCCGTCACCAAGGGCGTCGACCAGATCATCCCCGTCGACGTGTACGTCCCCGGCTGCCCGCCCCGCCCCGAGGCGCTCCTCCAGGGAATCCTCAAGCTCCAGGAGAAGATCGCCCGCGAGAACCTCGGCGAGCGGTACGGCACGACGGCGCCGGCCTCGGTCTCCCAGCTCACCAGCCCGCTGGTCACTCCGCCGCCGGGAGGCGACGACCGATGAACCGCTACGACTCCCTCCCCGAAGCCGTCACGGACCTGTTCGGCGACGAGGCGGCGGCCGAGAGGGCGTACGACCTGCTGACCGTCGACATCCCCGTCACGGAATGGCTCGACGCGCTGCGGACCGCCCGGGACGAGCTGGGCTGCACCTACTTCGACTGGCTGAGCGCCGTCGACGAGCCGGGCACCGGCTTCCGGGTGTGCGCGCACGTCGTCGCCCTGGAGGCCGGCCGGGTGCGCCGCCTGCTCCTGCGCACCACCGTCCCCCACGAGGCCCCCGCCCTCCCCACCGCCATCGGCGTGTACGCGGGCGCGGCCTGGCACGAGCGCGAGACCCACGAGATGTTCGGCGTCGTCTTCGAGGGCCACCCGAACCTCACCCCGCTGCTCCTCCCCGAGAACTTCGAGGGCCACCCGCTGCGCAAGGACTTCGTCCTCGCGGCCCGTGTCGCCAAGGCGTGGCC
The Streptomyces roseofulvus genome window above contains:
- a CDS encoding response regulator transcription factor — encoded protein: MRVVIAEDSVLLREGLTRLLTDRGHEVVAGVGDGDALVKTVAELADAGALPDVVVADVRMPPTHTDEGVRAAVRLRAEYPDLGVLVLSQYVEEQYATELLAGSTRGVGYLLKDRVAEVREFTEAVVRVAEGGTALDPEVVQQLLGRSRQQDVLAHLTPREREVLGLMAEGRTNSAIAKQLVVSDGAVEKHIGNIFLKLGLSPSEGDHRRVLAVLTYLRS
- a CDS encoding sensor histidine kinase, which produces MASPLVPSALRAPFQGRTWRAFLFTLVGLPLSVVAFSLAISLTAAGAGLLITFLGVPVLAASLVVCRGFGAVERARVRGLLGADVPAPEPVRGRTGGPFSWMAAVLRSGASWRHLLYALVHFPWAVFSFCVSVTVFSVGWGLFTYPVWRWVFPAYLSQDGIQLYGDEHRALYVDSPFEVGVAFAVGLLVVLAWPPVVRGLTAVDRVLAAGLLGRGRLAERVTELESDRGAALDTAAADLRRIERDLHDGPQARLASLALDLGMAKETLARDPEAAAVLVDEAHGEVKLALKELRDLARGIHPAVLTDRGLDAALSAVAARCPVPVSVTVELPGRPVPAIEGLAYFTVAELLRNVERHARARRASVDVWRSEGRLMLQVRDDGVGGADPARGGGLAGLAERLRSVDGVLAVDSPEGGPTTVTAELPWRA
- a CDS encoding sensor histidine kinase; the encoded protein is MTADHPSPSSPAAAAVDPPARRRTAYGKETWKEISFLLLNLPTALVGFVYAVTSVVVGVALSVTVVGLPLLAAGLAGARGIGRSERARARGLLDVEVAEPSPLPRAGGALPWLWTRLKDPVAWRTQLYGLIRLPWGVVTFSVTLVSLVALWPVLPFIARGLAAADRGMVRGLLSPSDELERRIAELESDRGVVVDTAAADLRRIERDLHDGAQARLVALAMGLGLAKEKLHEDPDAAAAMVAEAHGEVKLALQELRDLARGIHPAVLTDRGLGAALSSLAGRCTVPATVTVDLDERPAEAIEGIAYFTVSELLQNVSKHARARSASVEVWRAKDRLLLQVRDDGVGGARLDGGGTGLAGLAERLGAVDGVLVVESPGGGPTTVTAELPWRARRG
- a CDS encoding NADH-quinone oxidoreductase subunit A, which produces MREPTVVAADYFDTYSVVGLLAVVGVLFVAVAFGAGRLLRPVVPTPEKLLTYECGVDPVGEGWAHTQVRYYVYAFLYVIFAVDSIFLFPWATVFAAPGYGATTLVEMFVFLGFLAVGLLYAYKKGVLAWT
- a CDS encoding NADH-quinone oxidoreductase subunit B, producing the protein MDVTPAGGAVPLPAPKLGTLSRLAPEPMKVVLNWGRRYSLWVFNFGLACCAIEFIAASMARHDFIRLGVIPFAPGPRQADLMIVSGTVTDKMAPAVKRLYEQMPEPKYVISFGACSNCGGPYWDSYSVTKGVDQIIPVDVYVPGCPPRPEALLQGILKLQEKIARENLGERYGTTAPASVSQLTSPLVTPPPGGDDR